The following proteins come from a genomic window of Pseudomonas sp. WJP1:
- the recB gene encoding exodeoxyribonuclease V subunit beta, with protein sequence MTTQTPLALAFPLRGSQLIEASAGTGKTFTISALYLRLVLGHGADASGFGRELLPPQILVVTFTDAATKELRERIRTRLAEAARFFRDETPAPDGLIDQLREQYAPEQWPGCANRLDIAAQWMDEAAVSTIHSWCQRMLREHAFDSGSLFTQTLETDHSDLLGEVLRDYWRLFCYPMQGDALNWVRSNWGGPAALLPRIRGLFASERDTLSDKDPAQLISECLQARRAALLELKRPWSQWADELLALCHEGVASKSVDGRKMQARYFEPWFEKIKAWAEDESLEQLDIGTGFTRLTPDGMAEAWKKGPAPDHPGLDAMPALKACLDSLPTPDAAVLQHAAHWVGARFEEEKRRRAEMGFDDMLLRLDAALQSDGGERLASLIREQFPVALIDEFQDTDPVQYRIFESIYRIEDNSPESGLFLIGDPKQAIYAFRGADIYTYLRARQATTGRLHTLGTNFRSSHGMVSAVNHVFDYAESRESGRGAFLFREKNGDNPVPFLPVESQGRKEVLRINHQAVPALNIWHLSAEQPMSGAVYRQQLAAACASEITALLNGGQQGVAGLVRDDQALKGLMPSDIAILVRDGKEAQAVRSELAARGVRSVYLSDKDSVFAAQEAHDVLTWLKACAEPDVERPLRAALASITLNLSLVELEQLNQDELAWEARVMQFRHYRELWRKQGVLPMLRRLLHDFRLPQALMARSDGERVLTNLLHLSELLQQAAAELDGEQALIRHLSEHLALSGQAGEEQILRLESDEQLVKVVTIHKSKGLEYPLVFLPFICSAKPVDGSRLPLHYHDAAGKAQVSLNPTAELIALADDERLAEDLRLLYVALTRAQHACWLGVADLKRGNGNSSVLHLSALGYLLGGGACLNESAGLLAWLRDLQQGCPSMGYGEIPEATTEHYHPPQNTAALLAPLTVQRKASENWWIASYSALRIGDSLSIGSDQAPESPQAQKLFDDERLDPHAPREMVAGGADIHRFPRGPNPGTFLHGLLEWAGNEGFAVTPQAVEDAIGRRCNRRGWEGWISTLSEWLQHLLKSPLPLGSDEAPVIFGQLAQYRVEMEFWFASHKVDVLKLDALVCQYTHNGVPRVAAEPVMLNGMFKGFIDLTFEHDGRYYVADYKSNWLGVDDAAYTEQAMEQSILDNRYDLQYVLYLLALHRQLKARLADYDYDRHVGGALYLFLRGTRAPSQGVFFARPPRALIEQLDRLFQGKPEPRVEPAWEQGVLL encoded by the coding sequence ATGACCACCCAGACACCCTTGGCCCTGGCGTTCCCGCTGCGTGGCAGCCAACTGATCGAGGCCAGTGCCGGGACCGGCAAGACCTTCACCATTTCCGCACTCTACCTGCGCCTGGTCCTGGGCCATGGTGCAGACGCCAGTGGTTTCGGACGTGAGCTGCTGCCGCCACAGATCCTCGTGGTGACCTTTACCGATGCCGCCACCAAAGAGCTGCGCGAACGTATCCGTACTCGCCTGGCAGAAGCCGCGCGGTTTTTCCGCGACGAAACGCCGGCCCCCGACGGGCTGATCGACCAGTTGCGTGAACAATACGCACCCGAGCAGTGGCCCGGCTGCGCCAATCGCCTGGACATCGCCGCGCAGTGGATGGATGAGGCGGCGGTGTCGACCATCCACAGTTGGTGCCAGCGCATGTTGCGCGAGCACGCCTTTGACAGCGGCAGCCTGTTTACCCAGACCCTGGAAACCGACCACAGCGATCTGCTCGGTGAAGTCCTGCGCGACTACTGGCGGCTGTTCTGTTATCCGATGCAGGGCGATGCGTTGAACTGGGTGCGCAGCAATTGGGGCGGGCCCGCGGCCTTGTTGCCGCGAATCCGCGGGTTGTTCGCCAGTGAGCGCGACACCCTCAGCGATAAAGATCCGGCGCAGTTGATCAGCGAATGCCTGCAGGCGCGGCGAGCCGCCTTGCTCGAGCTCAAGAGGCCGTGGAGCCAGTGGGCCGACGAGTTGCTGGCCCTGTGTCACGAAGGTGTCGCCAGCAAGAGCGTCGACGGGCGCAAGATGCAGGCGCGGTATTTCGAGCCCTGGTTCGAGAAAATCAAAGCCTGGGCCGAAGACGAGTCCCTTGAGCAACTGGATATCGGTACCGGCTTCACGCGACTGACCCCTGACGGCATGGCCGAAGCCTGGAAGAAGGGCCCCGCCCCGGATCATCCGGGCCTGGACGCGATGCCCGCGCTAAAGGCCTGTCTCGATAGCTTGCCGACGCCCGATGCCGCCGTGCTGCAACACGCTGCCCATTGGGTGGGGGCGCGTTTCGAAGAGGAAAAGCGCCGTCGTGCGGAAATGGGCTTTGACGACATGTTGCTGCGCCTGGATGCGGCGCTGCAAAGCGATGGCGGCGAGCGCCTGGCGAGCTTGATCCGCGAACAGTTCCCGGTGGCGTTGATCGACGAATTCCAGGACACCGACCCGGTGCAGTACCGGATCTTCGAGAGCATCTACCGCATTGAAGACAACAGTCCCGAGAGCGGACTGTTCCTGATCGGCGACCCGAAGCAGGCGATCTACGCCTTCCGCGGCGCCGACATCTATACCTACCTGCGTGCCCGTCAGGCGACCACCGGCCGCCTGCATACCCTGGGCACCAACTTCCGTTCGAGCCATGGCATGGTCAGTGCCGTGAACCATGTGTTCGACTATGCCGAGTCTCGCGAGTCGGGGCGCGGGGCTTTTCTGTTCCGGGAAAAAAACGGCGACAACCCGGTGCCGTTCCTGCCTGTCGAGTCCCAGGGGCGCAAAGAAGTCCTGCGCATCAATCATCAGGCAGTACCGGCGTTGAACATCTGGCACTTGTCCGCCGAGCAGCCGATGTCCGGTGCGGTCTATCGCCAGCAACTGGCCGCCGCCTGCGCCAGTGAAATCACCGCCTTGCTCAACGGCGGGCAACAAGGCGTTGCCGGGCTCGTGCGTGACGACCAGGCGCTGAAAGGCCTGATGCCCTCGGACATTGCCATCCTCGTGCGCGACGGCAAGGAAGCCCAGGCGGTGCGTTCCGAGCTTGCTGCTCGAGGTGTGCGCAGCGTTTACCTGTCGGACAAGGACTCGGTGTTCGCCGCGCAGGAAGCCCACGACGTGCTGACCTGGCTCAAGGCTTGTGCCGAGCCGGACGTCGAGCGGCCACTGCGCGCTGCATTGGCCAGCATCACGCTGAACCTGTCGTTGGTCGAACTGGAACAGTTGAACCAGGACGAACTGGCCTGGGAAGCGCGAGTGATGCAGTTCCGCCATTATCGCGAACTCTGGCGCAAACAGGGTGTGTTGCCGATGCTGCGACGCTTGCTGCATGACTTCAGGCTGCCCCAGGCATTGATGGCGCGTAGCGATGGCGAGCGGGTGCTGACCAACCTGCTGCACCTGTCCGAATTGCTGCAACAGGCGGCCGCTGAACTTGACGGCGAGCAGGCCTTGATCCGGCATTTGTCCGAACACCTGGCCTTGTCGGGCCAGGCGGGGGAAGAGCAGATCCTGCGCCTGGAAAGCGATGAGCAACTGGTCAAGGTCGTGACCATCCACAAGTCCAAGGGGCTGGAGTACCCGTTGGTGTTCCTGCCGTTCATTTGCTCGGCCAAACCGGTGGATGGCAGCCGCCTGCCATTGCATTACCACGACGCCGCGGGCAAGGCCCAAGTGAGTTTGAACCCCACGGCCGAACTGATTGCCCTGGCCGATGACGAGCGTCTGGCCGAAGACCTGCGCCTGCTGTATGTGGCCCTGACCCGGGCGCAGCACGCCTGCTGGCTCGGTGTGGCGGATCTCAAGCGTGGTAACGGCAACAGTTCGGTGCTGCACCTGTCGGCACTGGGCTATCTGTTGGGCGGTGGTGCCTGCCTGAACGAGTCGGCGGGTTTGCTGGCCTGGTTGCGAGACCTGCAACAGGGCTGTCCGTCGATGGGCTATGGCGAAATTCCCGAGGCCACCACCGAGCACTACCATCCACCGCAGAATACCGCCGCGTTGCTGGCGCCGTTGACGGTGCAACGCAAGGCCAGTGAAAACTGGTGGATTGCCTCTTACAGCGCCTTGCGCATCGGCGACAGCCTGAGCATTGGCAGTGACCAGGCACCCGAAAGCCCGCAGGCACAGAAACTCTTCGATGACGAACGTCTCGACCCGCATGCCCCCCGGGAGATGGTGGCCGGTGGTGCCGATATCCATCGATTCCCCCGTGGCCCGAACCCGGGCACCTTTCTCCATGGCTTGCTCGAATGGGCAGGCAACGAAGGTTTCGCCGTCACCCCACAAGCCGTGGAAGATGCGATTGGCCGTCGCTGCAACCGCCGTGGCTGGGAAGGCTGGATCAGCACGCTGAGTGAATGGTTGCAGCATCTGCTCAAGTCGCCCTTGCCGCTGGGCAGCGACGAGGCTCCGGTGATATTCGGGCAGTTGGCCCAGTACCGGGTCGAGATGGAGTTCTGGTTCGCCAGCCACAAGGTCGATGTACTCAAGCTCGATGCCCTGGTGTGCCAATACACCCACAACGGCGTGCCGCGGGTGGCCGCCGAACCGGTGATGCTCAACGGCATGTTCAAGGGCTTCATCGACCTGACGTTCGAACATGACGGCCGCTACTACGTCGCCGACTACAAATCCAACTGGCTCGGGGTCGACGACGCGGCCTATACCGAGCAGGCCATGGAGCAGTCGATCCTCGACAACCGCTACGACCTGCAATACGTGCTGTACCTGCTGGCCCTGCATCGCCAGCTCAAGGCCCGGCTGGCCGATTACGATTACGACCGGCATGTCGGAGGGGCGCTGTACCTGTTCCTGCGCGGTACCCGTGCGCCAAGCCAGGGCGTATTTTTCGCCCGCCCGCCCCGGGCCTTGATCGAGCAACTAGACCGCCTGTTCCAAGGCAAGCCGGAGCCCAGGGTCGAACCCGCCTGGGAACAGGGAGTACTGCTATGA